One genomic region from Haloterrigena gelatinilytica encodes:
- the bluB gene encoding 5,6-dimethylbenzimidazole synthase, whose amino-acid sequence MVEFSSSEREAIYKAIYARRDIRRFSGEPIPDAVLSRLLDAAHHAPSVGFSQPWDFVVVRDDGTKAEIASIAERAIAAAREGYREPRKSDFGRLKLEGITDAPVNICVTCDPTRDAPHVLGRNTMQETDVYSTCLAVQNLWLAARAEGVGVGWVSFLYPHELRDVLDVPPHVRPVAYLCVGYPEDGFPREPVLQREGWRERIDGDELIHEGRWNPDKTPETPPQSHSRTSD is encoded by the coding sequence CGCGCGCCGAGATATCAGACGCTTCAGCGGGGAGCCGATTCCCGATGCGGTGTTATCGCGGTTGCTGGACGCTGCACACCACGCGCCCAGCGTCGGCTTCTCGCAGCCCTGGGACTTCGTCGTCGTTCGAGACGACGGCACGAAGGCCGAGATCGCATCGATCGCCGAACGGGCGATCGCCGCCGCGCGCGAAGGGTATCGGGAACCGCGGAAGTCGGACTTCGGTCGGCTGAAACTCGAGGGGATCACCGACGCGCCGGTGAATATCTGCGTTACCTGTGACCCGACCCGCGACGCGCCCCACGTCCTCGGTCGCAACACGATGCAGGAGACGGACGTGTATTCGACGTGCTTGGCCGTCCAGAACCTCTGGCTCGCCGCTCGCGCCGAAGGCGTCGGCGTCGGATGGGTGTCCTTTCTCTATCCCCACGAACTCCGCGACGTGCTGGACGTTCCGCCGCACGTCCGTCCGGTCGCGTACCTCTGTGTCGGCTACCCCGAAGACGGATTTCCGCGGGAACCGGTCCTGCAACGCGAGGGCTGGCGCGAGCGCATCGACGGCGACGAGCTGATACACGAGGGTCGGTGGAATCCCGACAAAACTCCGGAGACGCCGCCGCAGTCGCACTCGAGGACGAGCGACTGA
- a CDS encoding 50S ribosomal protein L1: MADSDIETAVARALEDAPDRNFTETVDLAINLRDLDLNEPSNRVDESIVLPSGTGQDTRIVVIAEGETAVRAEEAADEVLSEDDVADLDDDEAKDMADETDFFIAEEAMMQDIARHLGTILGPRGKMPDPLAPDDDVVETVNRLKNTVQLRSGDRRTFHTLVGAEDMDAENIADNIDVILRRLHADLEKGPQNIDAVYVKTTMGPSVEVA; encoded by the coding sequence ATGGCAGATTCGGATATTGAAACAGCAGTCGCTCGCGCACTCGAGGACGCCCCCGATCGGAACTTTACCGAGACGGTCGACCTCGCGATCAATCTGCGCGACCTCGACCTAAACGAACCGTCGAACCGAGTTGACGAGTCTATCGTCCTGCCGTCCGGAACCGGCCAGGATACGCGAATCGTCGTCATTGCCGAGGGAGAAACCGCCGTCCGCGCCGAAGAGGCGGCGGACGAGGTCCTCTCGGAAGACGACGTGGCCGATCTGGACGATGACGAGGCCAAGGACATGGCCGACGAGACGGACTTCTTCATCGCCGAAGAGGCGATGATGCAAGATATCGCCCGGCACCTGGGTACCATTCTCGGTCCCCGAGGGAAGATGCCGGACCCGCTCGCGCCCGACGACGACGTCGTCGAGACCGTCAACCGGCTCAAAAACACCGTGCAGCTTCGCTCCGGCGACCGACGAACGTTCCACACGCTCGTCGGCGCCGAGGACATGGATGCGGAGAACATCGCCGACAACATCGACGTCATCCTGCGTCGCCTGCACGCCGACCTCGAGAAGGGGCCCCAGAACATCGACGCCGTCTACGTGAAGACGACGATGGGGCCGTCCGTGGAGGTGGCCTAA
- a CDS encoding BtpA/SgcQ family protein, with product MPTTTPLRTRFDADRPVVGMVHLPPLPGAPGFDGDRDAVRTRALEDARRLETGGIDGLVLENFGDAPFHPDDVPKHTVAEMTAVATEVTDAVAVPVGINVLRNDADAALSVAAAVDADFVRVNVHVGTAATDQGVLEGRAHETLRLRDRIDADVAILADVHVKHATPVGDRSIERAALEAVERGRADGVIVSGPGTGDETALEDVERVADALDATDAADRAPVFVGSGVTSETVADCFAAGADGVIVGTALKEGAETTNPVSSERVGDLVAARDADSSAD from the coding sequence ATGCCCACGACTACGCCGCTCCGAACGCGCTTCGACGCCGATCGACCCGTCGTCGGGATGGTCCACCTCCCGCCCTTGCCGGGCGCACCGGGGTTCGACGGTGACCGCGACGCCGTCCGCACGCGCGCCCTCGAGGACGCCCGCCGCCTCGAGACCGGCGGGATCGACGGACTCGTCCTCGAGAACTTCGGCGACGCGCCCTTTCACCCCGACGACGTCCCGAAACACACCGTCGCCGAGATGACCGCTGTCGCGACCGAAGTAACCGACGCCGTAGCCGTCCCGGTCGGGATCAACGTCCTGCGCAACGACGCCGACGCCGCCCTCTCGGTCGCCGCGGCGGTCGACGCCGACTTCGTCCGCGTGAACGTCCACGTCGGCACCGCCGCGACCGACCAGGGCGTTCTCGAGGGACGGGCCCACGAGACGCTCCGGCTTCGCGACCGGATCGACGCCGACGTGGCCATCCTCGCGGACGTTCACGTCAAACACGCGACGCCGGTCGGCGACCGATCGATCGAGCGGGCCGCCCTCGAGGCGGTCGAGCGCGGCCGCGCGGACGGCGTCATCGTTTCGGGCCCCGGAACCGGCGACGAGACCGCACTCGAGGACGTCGAGCGGGTCGCGGATGCGCTGGACGCGACCGACGCGGCCGATCGCGCGCCCGTCTTCGTCGGCAGCGGCGTCACGAGCGAGACCGTCGCCGACTGCTTCGCGGCCGGCGCCGACGGCGTCATCGTCGGCACGGCGTTGAAGGAGGGCGCCGAGACGACCAACCCCGTCTCGAGCGAGCGCGTCGGGGACCTCGTGGCCGCGCGGGACGCGGACTCGAGTGCGGACTGA
- a CDS encoding N-acyl homoserine lactonase family protein has protein sequence MVDATVDVIHRGGLECDQNYMIEGQTLGTRDEPNPDLDYEEIPVWNLVIDHPEATILWDTGSHHEALEGHWPEALSQAFYPHDAHEHRLDDDLEAAGYRLDDIDAVFQTHLHLDHAGGLEFFDGTDVPIYVHERELKFAYYSAKTDKGSGAYVLEDFDHDLNWEVVHRDREEHFTDVEFVRFPGHTPGLTGTVIHLDDDGTLVFTGDQVYQAPNYEAEEPLGASLLWGKTEWFDSLRRIKELERRHDAEVVYGHDTEQFSEIEDGWGN, from the coding sequence ATGGTTGACGCGACCGTCGACGTGATCCACCGGGGTGGCCTCGAGTGCGACCAGAACTACATGATCGAGGGCCAGACCCTCGGAACCCGCGACGAGCCGAATCCGGACCTCGATTACGAGGAGATTCCGGTCTGGAACCTCGTCATCGACCACCCCGAGGCGACGATCCTCTGGGACACGGGCTCTCACCACGAGGCCCTCGAGGGCCACTGGCCGGAGGCGCTCTCGCAGGCGTTCTACCCGCACGACGCCCACGAGCATCGGCTCGACGACGACCTCGAGGCGGCGGGGTACCGCCTCGACGACATCGATGCGGTGTTCCAGACGCACCTGCACCTCGACCACGCCGGCGGACTCGAGTTCTTCGACGGGACGGACGTCCCGATCTACGTCCACGAGCGGGAACTCAAGTTCGCCTACTACAGCGCGAAGACCGACAAGGGCAGCGGCGCGTACGTCCTCGAGGACTTCGACCACGACCTGAACTGGGAGGTCGTTCACCGCGACCGCGAGGAGCATTTCACGGACGTCGAGTTCGTCCGGTTCCCCGGCCACACGCCCGGGTTGACGGGTACGGTGATCCACCTCGACGACGACGGGACGCTCGTCTTCACCGGCGATCAGGTCTATCAGGCGCCGAACTACGAGGCGGAGGAACCGCTCGGCGCGAGCCTGCTCTGGGGGAAAACCGAGTGGTTCGACAGCCTCCGGCGGATCAAGGAACTCGAGCGCCGCCACGACGCCGAGGTCGTCTACGGCCACGACACCGAGCAGTTCTCCGAGATCGAAGACGGGTGGGGGAACTGA
- the cutA gene encoding divalent-cation tolerance protein CutA, whose amino-acid sequence MPTVYITVPPSEADRIAETLVEDRLAACVNRLSTTSTYRWEGEIHRDDEAVLLAKTTADAYDDLVDRVEAIHPYDVPCIERFDEAHVLESFAEWRTESVE is encoded by the coding sequence ATGCCAACGGTCTACATCACGGTTCCGCCGTCCGAAGCAGATAGGATCGCCGAGACGCTCGTCGAGGACCGACTCGCGGCCTGCGTTAACCGACTGTCGACGACCTCCACCTACCGTTGGGAGGGCGAGATTCACCGCGACGACGAAGCCGTTCTGCTCGCGAAGACGACCGCCGACGCCTACGACGACCTGGTCGACCGCGTCGAAGCGATCCACCCGTACGACGTCCCCTGTATCGAACGCTTCGACGAGGCCCACGTCCTCGAGTCGTTCGCCGAGTGGCGGACCGAAAGCGTCGAGTGA
- a CDS encoding HAD family hydrolase, whose protein sequence is MTTAVYFDLDGTLCTYAVPFADLFEATVSPYGESTDAAYETYVDRLLEALERCEADPYREAFEAVAAVTRLDAAPETLAREYRERELEATTAPAAATRTVERVAETRPTGILTNGDGRQQRAKVERHGFDESVDEVVVSSDVGAWKPDRRIFDAAMERLPADEYVFVGDDYEADIVGAHDAGFRTVYVTRADDFGGDESAAAADAVVSSVESLLDPDSLPEPVRTPFESSSR, encoded by the coding sequence GTGACGACCGCCGTCTACTTCGACCTCGACGGAACGCTGTGTACCTACGCGGTCCCGTTCGCGGACCTGTTCGAGGCGACCGTCTCCCCGTACGGCGAGTCGACCGACGCCGCCTACGAGACGTACGTCGACCGCCTGCTCGAGGCCCTCGAGCGCTGCGAGGCCGACCCCTACCGCGAGGCGTTCGAGGCGGTCGCGGCCGTGACGAGACTCGACGCGGCGCCGGAGACGCTCGCTCGGGAGTACCGCGAGCGGGAACTCGAAGCTACTACTGCGCCGGCGGCAGCGACGCGGACCGTCGAGCGGGTCGCAGAGACCCGTCCGACCGGAATCCTGACGAACGGCGACGGGCGACAGCAGCGGGCGAAAGTCGAGCGCCACGGATTCGACGAATCGGTCGACGAGGTCGTCGTCTCGAGCGACGTCGGCGCGTGGAAACCCGACCGACGGATCTTCGACGCCGCGATGGAGCGGCTGCCGGCCGACGAGTACGTATTCGTCGGCGACGACTACGAGGCCGATATCGTCGGCGCGCACGACGCCGGATTCCGGACGGTGTACGTGACAAGAGCTGACGATTTCGGGGGTGACGAGTCCGCAGCGGCCGCCGACGCCGTCGTCTCGAGCGTCGAGTCGTTGCTCGATCCCGACTCCCTTCCGGAACCCGTTCGGACTCCGTTCGAGTCGTCGTCGCGCTGA
- the rpl12p gene encoding 50S ribosomal protein P1 gives MEYVYAALILNESGEEINEDNLTDVLDAAGVDVEESRVKALVAALEDVDIDEAVSEAAAVPAGGAAAGGAAAGDAGGDEGGEEEEAEETSDVPDTTDEDDDEDDDAGGEGLGELFG, from the coding sequence ATGGAATACGTTTACGCTGCACTCATCCTGAACGAATCGGGCGAAGAGATCAACGAAGACAACCTGACCGACGTGCTCGACGCTGCCGGCGTCGACGTCGAGGAGTCCCGAGTCAAGGCGCTCGTCGCCGCGCTCGAGGACGTCGACATCGACGAGGCAGTCTCCGAGGCCGCCGCGGTCCCCGCGGGCGGAGCCGCCGCAGGCGGCGCCGCGGCCGGTGACGCCGGTGGCGACGAAGGCGGCGAGGAGGAAGAGGCCGAAGAGACCAGCGACGTCCCGGACACGACGGACGAGGACGACGACGAAGACGACGACGCCGGCGGCGAGGGCCTCGGCGAACTCTTCGGCTAA
- a CDS encoding HEWD family protein, with amino-acid sequence MSAQVQPPTARVCERCGRTERWDDNLEAWQIAREDGEKQVGNPHCIHEWDINGTFNPVSGNANAD; translated from the coding sequence ATGAGCGCGCAAGTACAACCGCCGACTGCCCGCGTCTGCGAACGGTGCGGTCGAACCGAGCGATGGGACGACAACCTCGAGGCCTGGCAGATCGCCCGCGAAGACGGCGAAAAGCAGGTCGGCAATCCACACTGCATTCACGAGTGGGACATCAACGGAACGTTCAATCCCGTCTCCGGTAACGCGAACGCGGACTGA
- a CDS encoding hydroxyacid-oxoacid transhydrogenase, with translation MSGYDRSVSAPEHDLAPETVWHLQMPQIRFGRNAVEELGFQLADLGVDAADDPHGLVVTDETLADVGHVDRVTDHLEDAGYDVTVWDGAEREPSIENVDRCIEFVRANEGEAGYDFYVGFGGGSCIDVAKATRAVIANGGQVLDYIAEPTGAGESLTESGPPLVLMPTTAGTGAEISPVAILSVEEKDIKEGISSNHIRADAAVLDPTFTTTLPPETTGKTAMDALGHAIEGYTTHPFDGLLRASDPETRPVYAGRTELTEMFSERAIRLLSSNVRTAVHNGDDLEARAAMLKGALFGAIAGLTAGASLCHAMAYPVGNRYHTYHGETIAVLTPASTLGYNVASDPERFVRVAEMLGADTDGLGTRAAADRAREEYVRLQRDLNVVPSGLNELAGVTEEDVDWLASQTVETQQRLLRCNPRPVTEADAAEIFRDALYNWE, from the coding sequence ATGTCGGGCTACGACCGCTCCGTGTCGGCGCCCGAGCACGACCTCGCGCCGGAGACGGTCTGGCACCTCCAGATGCCCCAGATCCGGTTCGGCCGCAACGCGGTCGAAGAGCTGGGCTTTCAGCTCGCCGATCTGGGTGTCGACGCCGCGGACGACCCGCACGGTCTCGTCGTCACCGACGAGACGCTCGCGGACGTCGGCCACGTCGACCGCGTCACGGACCACCTCGAGGACGCGGGCTACGACGTCACCGTCTGGGACGGCGCCGAACGCGAGCCGTCGATCGAGAACGTCGACCGCTGCATCGAGTTCGTCCGCGCGAACGAGGGCGAGGCGGGCTACGACTTCTACGTCGGCTTCGGCGGCGGCAGTTGCATCGACGTCGCGAAGGCCACCCGCGCGGTGATCGCCAACGGCGGGCAGGTACTCGACTACATCGCGGAGCCGACCGGCGCGGGCGAGTCGCTCACCGAGTCGGGCCCGCCGCTGGTACTCATGCCGACGACTGCCGGGACCGGCGCCGAGATTTCGCCGGTCGCCATCCTCTCGGTCGAGGAGAAGGATATCAAGGAGGGGATCTCGAGCAACCACATCCGTGCCGACGCGGCCGTACTCGATCCGACGTTCACGACGACGCTCCCGCCCGAGACGACGGGGAAGACGGCGATGGACGCGCTCGGCCACGCCATCGAGGGGTACACGACCCATCCGTTCGACGGCCTCCTGCGGGCGTCGGATCCGGAGACCCGGCCCGTCTACGCCGGTCGGACGGAACTCACCGAGATGTTCTCCGAGAGGGCCATTCGGTTGCTCTCGAGCAACGTCCGGACCGCGGTCCACAACGGCGACGACCTCGAGGCGCGGGCGGCGATGCTCAAGGGCGCTCTCTTCGGCGCCATCGCCGGGCTCACGGCGGGCGCGAGCCTCTGTCACGCGATGGCCTACCCGGTCGGGAACCGATACCACACCTACCACGGTGAGACGATTGCGGTCCTCACGCCGGCGAGCACGCTGGGGTACAACGTCGCCAGCGACCCCGAGCGGTTCGTTCGCGTCGCGGAGATGTTGGGCGCCGACACCGACGGGCTCGGGACGCGGGCGGCTGCCGACCGCGCTCGAGAGGAGTACGTCCGCCTCCAGCGGGACCTGAACGTGGTCCCCAGCGGACTGAACGAACTCGCCGGCGTCACCGAGGAGGACGTCGACTGGCTCGCGAGCCAGACCGTCGAGACCCAGCAGCGGCTGCTGCGCTGTAACCCGCGACCGGTGACGGAAGCCGACGCGGCGGAAATTTTCCGGGACGCGTTGTACAACTGGGAGTAG
- a CDS encoding MBL fold metallo-hydrolase — protein MRVTYLESAAILVEDEQTSILCDPWLVDGAYYGSWAHYPEPEFDPEDFNDVDYIYISHIHPDHFDPDTLERMDADIPVLIHDYRWDYLHDAIAALGFDVIELSHGERTPLEGDMHINVLAADGCDPERCGNYFGCTWYDDDAEEPGSTQVDSMAVIDNGEQTVVNTNDVPFSIAESVCRTVADEYGTVDLLCHQYSAAQFYPQAVTDYGHEKKLRERDRVIREKHERALEFIDIFEPRYYMPFAGEYVLTGDLAHLNEYTANPPREEALEFFTDAVDPDDHECVFLNSGEHIDLETGERSAPFEPADPDAKRRYIEEELASRSFEYEADPMPTLSELQAYVPYAYESLEEKRERIGYGTETTVLISLVDDVYLELSMNGGGYRYVSDPRPVEYDGYVKLEVDARLVKRLFEGPHSAYWADAKIGSHLGVQKEPDIYERGLYLCLGSFHTHGYDVPVEADATVSAKATQD, from the coding sequence ATGCGAGTGACCTATCTCGAGTCGGCAGCGATTCTCGTCGAAGACGAGCAGACGTCGATTCTCTGTGATCCCTGGCTGGTGGACGGCGCGTACTACGGCTCGTGGGCCCACTACCCCGAACCCGAGTTCGACCCGGAGGACTTCAACGACGTCGACTACATCTACATCTCACATATCCATCCGGATCACTTCGATCCCGACACGCTCGAGCGCATGGACGCGGACATTCCGGTGCTCATCCACGACTACCGGTGGGACTACCTCCACGACGCTATCGCCGCGCTGGGGTTCGACGTGATCGAGCTGTCCCACGGCGAGCGCACGCCGCTCGAGGGCGATATGCACATCAACGTGCTCGCGGCCGACGGTTGCGATCCGGAGCGCTGCGGGAACTACTTCGGCTGTACGTGGTACGACGACGACGCGGAGGAGCCGGGCTCGACGCAGGTCGACTCGATGGCGGTCATCGACAACGGGGAGCAGACGGTCGTCAACACCAACGACGTGCCGTTTTCGATCGCCGAGTCGGTCTGCCGAACCGTCGCCGACGAGTACGGGACGGTCGACCTCCTCTGTCACCAGTACAGCGCGGCGCAGTTCTACCCCCAGGCCGTCACCGACTACGGCCACGAGAAGAAGCTCCGCGAACGCGACCGGGTCATCCGCGAGAAACACGAGCGCGCGCTCGAGTTCATCGACATCTTCGAACCCCGCTACTACATGCCATTCGCCGGCGAGTACGTGCTGACGGGCGATCTCGCCCACCTCAACGAGTACACGGCGAACCCGCCCCGCGAGGAGGCGCTCGAGTTCTTCACCGACGCCGTCGATCCCGACGACCACGAGTGCGTCTTCTTGAACTCCGGCGAACACATCGACCTCGAGACCGGCGAGCGATCCGCGCCGTTCGAGCCGGCGGACCCGGACGCGAAGCGCCGCTACATCGAGGAGGAGCTGGCGTCGCGATCGTTCGAGTACGAGGCCGATCCGATGCCGACGCTGTCGGAGCTCCAGGCGTACGTTCCCTACGCCTACGAGAGCTTGGAGGAAAAGCGCGAGCGAATCGGGTACGGCACCGAGACGACGGTCCTGATCTCGCTGGTCGACGACGTTTATCTCGAGCTCTCGATGAACGGCGGCGGCTACCGGTACGTGTCGGATCCGCGCCCCGTGGAGTACGACGGCTACGTCAAACTCGAGGTCGACGCGCGACTCGTCAAGCGGCTGTTCGAGGGGCCCCACAGCGCCTACTGGGCGGACGCGAAGATCGGCTCGCATCTCGGGGTCCAGAAGGAGCCGGACATCTACGAACGCGGGTTGTACCTCTGCCTCGGGTCGTTCCACACCCACGGCTACGACGTGCCCGTCGAGGCGGACGCGACGGTGAGTGCGAAAGCGACACAGGACTAG
- a CDS encoding tripartite tricarboxylate transporter permease has translation MVAVPASVEILAEPSLTLGLLAWTLAGAALGCCSGLVPGLHANNFTLLLAGFAPSIPGRPLFVGCAMLAAGVVHTFVNAVPAMALGVPDAEMAITALPGHRLVLEGRGYEAIRLSALGSLLAVLAAVPLAVPVTRGVTAAYPPIRAHLSLVLAMVVVALIASERTWRTRLGGLVSFALAATLGALTLDIATDAPLEAGGMLAPLFAGLFGAPVLIDAIRGGGVPPQRDESIAMSRRLVGGTAIAGALAGAVVGYVPGISAAIAAVAVLVVVPGRSGDRGYIVATSGVDTANTIFALFALVAIGQPRTGVMVAFDTVNAPLELPVLVAGIVLAGCVGFVLVIVVGDAYLDLVGRTDYWKISVAVLSLLCCLSYLFTGFIGVGVFAVATAVGLVPIRVGARRVHLMGVLIGPLIVGA, from the coding sequence ATGGTCGCTGTCCCCGCGTCGGTCGAGATCCTCGCCGAGCCGTCGCTGACGCTGGGACTGCTCGCGTGGACCCTGGCCGGCGCGGCGCTCGGCTGCTGTAGCGGGCTCGTCCCGGGACTCCACGCGAACAACTTCACCCTCCTGCTCGCCGGCTTCGCGCCGTCGATCCCCGGCCGGCCGCTGTTCGTCGGCTGCGCGATGCTCGCGGCCGGCGTCGTCCACACGTTCGTCAACGCCGTCCCCGCGATGGCGCTCGGGGTGCCCGACGCCGAGATGGCGATCACCGCGCTGCCGGGCCACCGGCTGGTCCTCGAGGGCCGGGGCTACGAGGCGATCCGGCTCTCGGCGCTGGGCAGTTTGCTCGCGGTCCTCGCGGCGGTCCCGCTGGCCGTGCCGGTCACGCGGGGCGTGACGGCCGCGTATCCGCCGATCCGGGCCCACCTCTCGCTCGTGCTGGCGATGGTCGTCGTCGCGCTGATCGCGTCGGAACGGACGTGGCGGACCCGCCTCGGCGGCCTCGTGTCGTTCGCGCTCGCGGCGACGCTCGGCGCCCTGACGCTCGATATCGCGACGGACGCGCCCCTCGAGGCCGGCGGGATGCTCGCGCCGCTGTTCGCGGGCCTGTTCGGCGCGCCGGTGTTGATCGACGCGATCCGCGGCGGCGGGGTGCCGCCACAGCGCGACGAGTCGATCGCGATGTCCCGACGGCTCGTCGGCGGGACGGCGATCGCCGGGGCGCTGGCGGGCGCCGTGGTCGGCTACGTTCCGGGCATCTCGGCGGCGATCGCCGCCGTCGCGGTCCTGGTGGTCGTCCCGGGCCGATCCGGCGACCGCGGCTACATCGTCGCGACGAGCGGCGTCGACACGGCGAACACGATCTTCGCGCTGTTCGCTCTGGTCGCCATCGGCCAGCCCCGAACCGGCGTGATGGTCGCTTTCGACACCGTAAACGCGCCCCTCGAGTTGCCGGTCCTGGTCGCTGGAATCGTCCTCGCCGGCTGCGTCGGCTTCGTCCTCGTGATCGTCGTCGGGGACGCCTATCTCGACCTCGTCGGTCGGACGGACTATTGGAAGATTTCGGTCGCCGTCCTCTCGCTCTTGTGCTGTCTCTCGTATCTCTTCACCGGGTTCATCGGTGTCGGCGTCTTCGCCGTCGCGACCGCGGTCGGACTGGTTCCGATTCGCGTCGGCGCTCGCCGCGTCCACCTGATGGGCGTGCTGATCGGCCCGCTGATCGTCGGCGCGTGA
- a CDS encoding 50S ribosomal protein L10 translates to MSAQAERKTENLPQWKREEVDELQEIIESYDSVGIVGITGIPSKQLQDMRRDLHGTAELRVSRNTLQVRALEQSGLEDLVDHVEGQVGIVGTNDNPFTLYKELEASKTPAPINEGEVAPNDIVIPEGDTGVDPGPFVGELQSIGANARIEEGSIQVMEDSTVLEAGGEVSADLANVLNELGIEPKEVGLDLRAVVADGVLFDPEDLDIDVEAYESDVSTAAARARNLAINASFPTASTAPTLIAKATGEAKSLGLQAAIEDEELMPDLVSKADAQLRALAAQIDDEEALPEELQDVDAAAEPAAADEGDEESADEQDDTEADADEADADTDDDDEDDGDGGAGLGEMFG, encoded by the coding sequence ATGAGCGCACAGGCTGAACGCAAGACCGAGAACCTTCCCCAGTGGAAGCGAGAGGAAGTCGACGAGCTCCAGGAGATCATCGAGAGCTACGACAGCGTCGGCATCGTCGGCATCACCGGCATTCCGAGCAAGCAGCTCCAGGACATGCGCCGTGATCTGCACGGTACCGCCGAGCTCCGCGTCAGCCGCAATACCCTGCAGGTCCGCGCACTGGAGCAGTCCGGACTCGAGGACCTCGTCGATCACGTCGAGGGCCAAGTCGGGATCGTCGGCACGAACGACAACCCGTTCACGCTCTACAAGGAGCTCGAGGCGTCGAAGACGCCCGCCCCGATCAACGAGGGCGAGGTCGCCCCGAACGACATCGTCATCCCCGAGGGTGACACCGGGGTCGACCCGGGGCCGTTCGTCGGCGAACTCCAGAGCATCGGTGCCAACGCACGGATCGAGGAGGGTTCGATTCAGGTCATGGAGGACTCGACGGTCCTCGAGGCCGGCGGCGAAGTCTCTGCTGATCTGGCGAACGTCCTCAACGAGCTCGGGATCGAGCCCAAGGAGGTCGGACTCGACCTTCGCGCCGTCGTCGCCGACGGCGTCCTCTTCGACCCCGAGGACCTCGACATCGACGTCGAGGCCTACGAGAGCGACGTGTCGACCGCCGCCGCACGCGCACGGAACCTCGCGATCAACGCGTCGTTCCCGACCGCGTCGACAGCGCCGACGCTCATCGCCAAGGCCACGGGCGAGGCCAAGAGCCTCGGCCTGCAGGCCGCGATCGAGGACGAAGAGCTGATGCCCGACCTCGTCAGCAAGGCCGACGCACAGCTGCGTGCGCTCGCGGCCCAGATCGACGACGAGGAGGCGCTGCCTGAGGAACTACAGGACGTCGACGCGGCCGCCGAACCGGCGGCCGCCGACGAGGGCGACGAGGAATCGGCTGACGAACAGGACGACACCGAAGCTGACGCCGACGAGGCCGACGCCGACACCGACGATGACGACGAAGACGACGGTGACGGCGGGGCCGGTCTCGGCGAGATGTTCGGATAA
- a CDS encoding 50S ribosomal protein L11 — MAGTIEVLVPGGQANPGPPLGPELGPTPVDVQAVVQEINDQTEAFDGTEVPVTVDYEDDGSFEIDVGVPPTAELIKDEAGFETGSGEPQKDFVADLSVEQVKQIAEQKHPDLLAYDAKNAAKEVVGTCASMGVTIEGNDAREFKQRVDDGEYDDVLLDEAAA, encoded by the coding sequence ATGGCTGGAACCATCGAAGTGCTCGTTCCGGGTGGCCAGGCCAACCCTGGCCCGCCGCTCGGTCCCGAGCTCGGACCGACCCCTGTCGACGTGCAGGCGGTCGTACAGGAGATCAACGACCAGACGGAAGCGTTCGACGGCACCGAAGTCCCCGTCACCGTCGACTACGAGGACGACGGCTCCTTCGAAATCGACGTCGGTGTCCCGCCGACGGCCGAACTGATCAAGGACGAAGCCGGCTTCGAGACCGGCAGCGGCGAACCCCAGAAGGACTTCGTCGCGGATCTGTCGGTCGAACAGGTCAAACAGATCGCCGAGCAGAAACACCCCGACCTGCTCGCCTACGACGCGAAAAACGCCGCGAAGGAAGTCGTCGGCACCTGCGCCTCGATGGGCGTCACCATCGAGGGCAACGACGCTCGAGAGTTCAAGCAGCGAGTCGACGACGGCGAGTACGACGACGTGCTGCTCGACGAAGCCGCAGCGTAG